From the genome of Fusobacterium varium, one region includes:
- a CDS encoding Fumarate reductase flavoprotein subunit precursor, with product MVREFLSDGVYTKDKLPAGIENTNHPGATGEVIKMALDAGADVIDMKHIQLLPMPADRFGPTINVENVIFVNKDGNRYVREDGRRDEISLATFAQKDGQYYMINDSKIISQDRKTTSAEDLDELIRKNTVVEAPTLEELAKKINIPAAALVATVNKFNESVDKKSDEFGRDIWENKIDKGPFYATLRFPALHHTMGGIKINENAEVIGKDGKIVPGLFAAGEVTGEYMVLTGLVEML from the coding sequence ATGGTTCGTGAGTTTCTCTCTGATGGTGTTTATACAAAGGATAAACTTCCTGCTGGAATAGAAAATACAAATCACCCAGGAGCAACAGGAGAAGTTATTAAGATGGCTTTAGATGCTGGAGCAGATGTCATAGATATGAAACATATTCAATTGCTTCCAATGCCAGCAGATAGATTTGGACCAACTATCAATGTGGAAAATGTTATTTTTGTAAATAAAGATGGAAATCGTTATGTAAGAGAAGATGGAAGAAGAGATGAAATAAGTTTGGCTACATTTGCTCAAAAAGATGGACAATATTATATGATAAATGATTCTAAAATAATATCTCAAGACAGAAAAACTACATCTGCTGAGGATTTAGATGAGCTTATTAGAAAAAATACAGTAGTTGAAGCTCCTACATTAGAGGAATTAGCTAAAAAAATAAATATTCCAGCAGCTGCACTTGTAGCAACTGTAAATAAATTTAATGAATCTGTTGATAAAAAATCAGATGAATTTGGAAGAGATATATGGGAAAATAAAATAGATAAGGGACCTTTCTATGCAACATTACGTTTTCCTGCATTACATCATACTATGGGTGGAATAAAAATAAATGAAAATGCAGAGGTAATAGGAAAAGATGGAAAGATTGTACCAGGATTATTTGCAGCAGGAGAAGTTACTGGGGAATACATGGTGCTAACAGGCTTGGTGGAAATGCTATAG
- the purC_1 gene encoding Phosphoribosylaminoimidazole-succinocarboxamide synthase: MEKVYQGKTKDVYKLENGNFLLEFKDDCTGKDGVFDPGENSVGLKIEGIGKANLKMSIHFFEILNRAGIKTHYISADMEKGTMEVVPAKPFGKGLEVICRFKAVGSFYRRYNEYVVEGGDLPAYVETTFKNDALGDPLVTKDGLVVLNVMTSEQYDSMKERTQQISTIVRDTLAEKGLDLYDIKFEFGIDKDGEVILIDEIASGNMRVYKAGKIIDPMDLTEMVFA; this comes from the coding sequence ATGGAAAAAGTTTATCAAGGAAAGACTAAAGATGTCTACAAATTAGAAAATGGAAATTTCTTACTTGAATTCAAAGATGACTGTACAGGGAAAGATGGGGTATTTGATCCAGGTGAAAACTCAGTAGGGTTAAAAATAGAAGGGATAGGAAAAGCTAATTTAAAAATGTCTATTCACTTTTTTGAGATATTAAATAGAGCAGGAATAAAAACTCATTATATATCTGCAGATATGGAAAAAGGAACTATGGAAGTGGTACCAGCAAAACCTTTTGGAAAAGGACTTGAAGTAATATGCCGTTTTAAAGCTGTAGGAAGTTTTTATCGTCGTTATAATGAATATGTGGTAGAAGGAGGAGATTTGCCTGCTTATGTAGAAACTACATTTAAAAATGATGCTTTAGGAGATCCTCTTGTAACCAAAGATGGATTAGTAGTTCTTAATGTAATGACTTCTGAGCAGTATGATTCAATGAAGGAAAGAACACAACAGATTTCTACAATAGTGAGAGATACTTTAGCTGAAAAAGGACTTGATCTTTATGATATTAAATTTGAGTTTGGAATAGATAAAGATGGAGAAGTTATCCTTATAGATGAAATAGCTTCTGGAAATATGCGTGTGTATAAAGCAGGAAAAATAATTGATCCTATGGATTTAACAGAAATGGTATTTGCGTAA
- the rpsT gene encoding 30S ribosomal protein S20: MAHSRSAKKRILVAERNRERNQAVKSRVKTMTKKVLTTVDTKDLEASKTALSVAYKELDKAVSKGIMKKNTASRKKARLAAKVNAL, translated from the coding sequence TTGGCACATTCAAGATCAGCTAAAAAGAGAATATTAGTAGCAGAGAGAAACAGAGAAAGAAATCAAGCAGTAAAATCTAGAGTTAAAACTATGACTAAAAAAGTTTTAACAACTGTAGATACTAAAGATTTAGAAGCTTCAAAAACAGCTTTATCAGTAGCTTACAAAGAGTTAGATAAAGCAGTAAGCAAAGGAATCATGAAGAAAAATACAGCATCTAGAAAGAAAGCAAGATTAGCTGCTAAAGTAAACGCGCTATAA
- the kdsC gene encoding 3-deoxy-D-manno-octulosonate 8-phosphate phosphatase KdsC, with protein sequence MIKLIVLDVDGTLTDGKLYIDDKDNSLKAFDVKDGFAIAQWIKYGGLVAIITGKTSVIVKRRAEELGIQELVQGAGNKVAELKKILAKYKISLEETAYMGDDINDLGVMSIVGMSAAPKNAVKEVLERVNFVSSKVGGDGAVREFFEKIMKENNVWSKVIEKYLNEGK encoded by the coding sequence ATGATAAAATTAATTGTATTAGATGTAGATGGAACTTTGACTGATGGCAAGCTCTATATAGATGATAAAGATAATAGTTTGAAGGCATTTGATGTAAAAGATGGATTTGCAATAGCTCAATGGATAAAATATGGAGGGCTTGTTGCTATTATTACTGGAAAGACTTCTGTAATAGTCAAACGAAGAGCAGAAGAATTGGGAATACAAGAATTAGTACAGGGGGCTGGGAATAAAGTAGCTGAATTAAAAAAAATATTAGCTAAATATAAAATATCACTAGAAGAAACGGCTTATATGGGTGATGATATAAATGATTTAGGGGTGATGTCTATTGTAGGAATGTCAGCAGCTCCTAAAAATGCAGTAAAAGAAGTTTTGGAAAGAGTAAATTTTGTTTCTTCAAAAGTTGGTGGAGATGGAGCTGTAAGAGAATTTTTTGAAAAAATAATGAAAGAGAATAATGTATGGAGTAAAGTAATAGAAAAATATCTTAATGAAGGGAAATAG